In a single window of the Micromonospora inositola genome:
- a CDS encoding DUF3117 domain-containing protein — protein MAAMKPRTGDGPLEVTKEGRGIVMRVPLEGGGRLVVEMTPDEANALGDALKAAAG, from the coding sequence ATGGCGGCGATGAAGCCGCGGACGGGCGACGGTCCGCTGGAAGTCACCAAGGAGGGCCGGGGCATCGTGATGCGGGTCCCGCTGGAGGGTGGTGGCCGGCTCGTCGTCGAGATGACTCCCGACGAGGCCAACGCGCTCGGTGACGCGCTGAAGGCAGCCGCCGGCTGA
- a CDS encoding PaaX family transcriptional regulator, with protein MQARSALFDLYGDHLRARGGRAPVAALVKLLAPLGIAPPAVRTAVSRMVRQGWLDPLRLASGPGYSITPKAARRLDEAAARIYRTGRHSWDGRFDLLVLAAPASRRDRQRLAANLTFLGYGTLDDCTWVATRPGEDVDVLLAEAGVRYERFTAAHAAGTPGAMGVVRRAWDLTEIGRAYERFAAEQKPLLAGVTVRSSDEEAYAARFRLVHAWRTFLFRDPQLPPALLPERWPGTSAASFFDRHAARLRPAADRYVEHCLDANNRLARQKGR; from the coding sequence ATGCAGGCACGGTCGGCACTCTTCGACCTGTACGGCGACCACCTCCGGGCGAGGGGTGGGCGCGCACCCGTCGCCGCCCTGGTCAAGCTGCTGGCGCCGCTCGGGATCGCACCTCCGGCCGTGCGCACCGCGGTCTCCCGGATGGTCCGCCAGGGCTGGCTCGACCCGCTCCGGCTGGCCTCCGGCCCGGGATATTCGATCACACCCAAGGCCGCCCGCAGACTCGACGAGGCGGCCGCCCGGATCTACCGGACCGGACGGCACAGCTGGGACGGCCGGTTCGACCTGCTGGTCCTGGCGGCCCCCGCCTCCCGCCGGGACCGCCAGCGGCTCGCCGCCAACCTGACCTTCCTCGGCTACGGCACGCTCGACGACTGCACCTGGGTGGCCACCCGCCCCGGGGAGGACGTGGACGTCCTGCTCGCCGAGGCCGGCGTGCGCTACGAGCGGTTCACCGCCGCGCACGCCGCCGGCACCCCGGGAGCGATGGGCGTGGTCCGCCGCGCCTGGGACCTCACCGAGATCGGCCGGGCGTACGAGCGGTTCGCCGCGGAGCAGAAGCCGCTGCTGGCGGGCGTGACCGTACGCAGCAGCGACGAGGAGGCGTACGCGGCCCGGTTCCGGCTCGTGCACGCGTGGCGTACCTTCCTCTTCCGGGACCCGCAGCTCCCCCCGGCGCTGCTCCCCGAGCGCTGGCCGGGCACCAGCGCGGCCAGTTTCTTCGACCGGCACGCGGCCCGGCTCCGGCCGGCCGCCGACCGGTACGTCGAGCACTGCCTCGACGCCAACAACCGCCTCGCCCGACAGAAGGGTCGTTGA